A genome region from Polyodon spathula isolate WHYD16114869_AA chromosome 19, ASM1765450v1, whole genome shotgun sequence includes the following:
- the LOC121294303 gene encoding galanin peptides-like — protein sequence MLQKCIGFLCISLVLCSTLSETFGLVLSAREKRGWTLNSAGYLLGPHAVDNHRSLSDKHGLPGKRELQIDNDIKSDTLRIADENIIRTVMDFLSYLRLKEIGALDDLPSSEEGTQP from the exons ATGCTTCAGAAGTGTATCGGGTTTCTGTGTATCTCTTTAGTCCTCTGTTCTACCCTTTCTGAGACTTTCGGACTGGTTCTTTCG GCAAGAGAAAAGAGGGGCTGGACACTTAATAGTGCGGGCTATCTACTGGGGCCTC ATGCTGTTGACAATCACAGATCTTTAAGTGATAAGCATGGTCTGCCAGGCAAACGTGAGCTTCAGATTGACAATGACATTAAATCAG ATACTCTAAGAATAGCAGATGAAAATATAATACGGACCGTGATGGACTTTTTGTCCTACTTGCGGCTGAAAG aaaTTGGAGCACTAGATGATCTACCCTCGTCAGAAGAAGGGACTCAACCATAA